From Myxocyprinus asiaticus isolate MX2 ecotype Aquarium Trade chromosome 10, UBuf_Myxa_2, whole genome shotgun sequence, the proteins below share one genomic window:
- the LOC127447374 gene encoding dnaJ homolog subfamily C member 10-like isoform X2 → MKMFQNHLRPSGRTSLFAFIAVWLFVAISSDEDYYKLLGISREAGTREIRQAFKKLALTMHPDKNPNDETAHDNFLKINRAYEVLKDEDLRKKYDKYGEKGLQDEQQGGRYESWNYYRYDFGIYDDDQEITTLDRGDFDAAVNSGEVWFVNFYFPRCSHCHDLAPTWREFAKEMDGVIRIAAVNCGDNGRLCRSKGISSYPSLYVFRAGMNPEKFYGDRSKASLTTFAMNFVQSKVTELWQGNIFTEIDKAFAERIGWLITFCADTGDCLEAQTRRKLAGMLDGLVNVGWMDCSKQADLCDSFEITTSTTALFPPGSSLAQKGSVLFIQSLDTKEIYAQVLKYLPDLEILTKDSFEHKLAHHRWLICFSFGQNDLASQEYKKLKALLKDSHIQVGKVDCISDSELCASLYIQRPCVAVFKGVGIHDFEIHHGKDALYNIVAFAKESVNAHVTTLRPENFPSHVKEPWLVDFFAPWCPPCRAALPELRKASIQLFGQLKFGTLDCTVHGGLCSTYNINAYPTTVIFNKSSIHEYEGHHSAEGILEFIEDLVNPVVVTLSPESFQDLVKRRKSTVTWMVDFYAPWCGPCQALLPEWRRMARMLSGVVNVGTVDCQRHHSFCQSEKVQAYPEIRLFPQKSNRRDQYQSYNGWHRDAFSLKTWALSSLPHASVDLSPEDFKRKVLDGKDHWVLDFYAPWCGPCQHFAPEFEVLARKKVIRI, encoded by the exons ATGAAGATGTTTCAGAATCATCTAAGACCTTCAGGGAGAACTTCCCTCTTTGCCTTCATCGCAGTTTGGCTGTTCGTTGCCATTTCCTCCGATGAAGATTACTACAAGTTGTTGGGTATTTCGAGAGAGGCCGGCACACGTGAGATTCGGCAGGCCTTCAAAAAGCTCGCTCTAACAATGCATCCGGACAAAAATCCT AACGATGAAACGGCCCACGACAATTTCTTGAAGATCAATCGGGCCTACGAGGTGTTGAAGGATGAGGACCTGAGGAAGAAATATGACAAGTATGGAGAGAAGGGCCTGCAAGATGAACAACAGGGAGGAAGATATGAAAGCTGGAACTACTACAGATATGATTTTG gAATATATGACGATGATCAAGAAATTACTACATTAGACAGAGGGGACTTTG ATGCAGCAGTAAATTCTGGGGAAGTCTGGTTTGTCAATTTCTATTTCCCGCGCTGCTCGCACTGTCACGACCTTGCTCCGACG TGGCGGGAGTTTGCTAAGGAGATGGACGGTGTGATTCGGATTGCCGCCGTGAACTGTGGTGATAATGGCAGATTGTGCCGTAGCAAAGGAATTAGCAGCTACCCCAGCCTCTATGTGTTCAGAGCTGGAATG AATCCAGAGAAATTCTATGGCGACCGATCAAAAGCAAGCCTCACCACATTTGCAATGAATTTTGTGCAGAGCAAAGTGACAGAACTGTGGCAAG GGAATATCTTCACAGAGATTGACAAAGCGTTTGCTGAAAGAATTGGCTGGCTGATAACATTCTGTGCAGACACTGGGG ATTGTCTGGAGGCTCAGACAAGACGGAAGCTCGCTGGAATGTTG GATGGTCTGGTAAATGTAGGATGGATGGATTGCTCCAAACAGGCAGACCTGTGTGACAGCTTTGAGATCACCACTAGCACGACAGCCCTCTTCCCCCCTGGCAGTTCCCTTGCTCAGAAAGGCAGTGTATTG TTTATCCAGAGTTTGGATACTAAAGAAATATATGCACAAGTATTGAAGTATCTGCCTGACCTTGAGATCCTAACAAAGGACAGCTTTGAG CATAAATTGGCTCATCACCGGTGGCTCATTTGCTTCTCCTTTGGACAAAATGATTTGGCATCACAGGAGTATAAAAAACTCAAAGCTCTTCTGAAAGACTCTCACATACAG GTGGGAAAGGTGGACTGTATCTCAGATTCTGAGCTGTGTGCTTCTTTGTATATTCAGAGGCCCTGTGTGGCTGTTTTTAAAGGAGTTGGAATTCATGATTTTGAGATTCACCATG GTAAGGATGCCCTGTATAACATTGTGGCCTTTGCGAAAGAGAGTGTAAATGCCCATGTCACCACACTGAGGCCTGAGAACTTTCCCAGTCATGTGAAAGAGCCCTGGTTGGTTGATTTCTTTGCACCT TGGTGTCCACCATGTCGAGCTGCTCTCCCTGAACTGCGGAAAGCCTCCATTCAGCTCTTTGGACAGTTGAAATTTGGTACTCTGGACTGTACTGTGCATGGGGGGCTCTGCAGTACG TACAACATTAATGCATATCCAACAACTGTGATCTTCAACAAGTCCAGTATCCATGAGTACGAGGGCCATCACTCTGCGGAAGGCATCCTGGAGTTTATAGAG GACCTGGTAAATCCTGTGGTGGTGACTTTGAGCCCAGAGTCTTTCCAGGATTTGGTGAAGAGACGCAAGTCCACAGTGACATGGATGGTTGATTTCTATGCCCCGTGGTGTGGCCCCTGCCAGGCCCTGCTGCCAGAGTGGAGGAGAATGGCACGG ATGCTGAGTGGTGTTGTAAACGTGGGCACAGTCGACTGCCAGAGACACCACTCATTCTGTCAGAGTGAGAAAGTGCAAGCTTACCCAGAGATACGCCTCTTCCCTCAGAAAAGCAACCGCAGAGACCAATACCA AAGTTACAATGGATGGCATCGAGACGCCTTTTCACTCAAGACTTGGGCATTGAG
- the LOC127447602 gene encoding spermine oxidase-like, whose translation MRNSFVSFPNKAAEMSTSEGLKSTKVVVVGSGFAGLAAAVTLVKAGFHNVLVVEAKDRIGGRVHTTKPFTENIIEVGANWIHGQKGNPLFQLAKEQNLLSEGPSASKFMCLTHSVTPRDYFFKEDGKQVSTTIVDPVCSQFSKLTAKAFDDALECRHRELTLGGYLDDAFGESALAATKDCQIVFEWCKRTECTDEACSSLYEVSASQISYYTALEGGFFNTLGPGGYQAILDVLLKDLPAGTVKCSAPVKSIQWDLIKKGKHEGQNYPVRIICENGQSFEADHVIVTVSLGVLKDKATTMFEPSLPKTKLAAIENLGFGIVDKIFLYFEERFWPEDCTGVQLVWDEGPEDKDVYQSLQEGEAWKKLWFKKITGFDTVARHPTALCGWITGREALYMETLQDSEVGAICVRLLRSFTGWSVSEVSKTLISRWGHDYHVGGSYTFIPHGVDGEKAHKALASPLPPKAKSRGRKDLQVLFAGEATHVNFYTTTHGAYLTGVREAQRLISHYSG comes from the exons ATGAGGAACTCATTtgtctctttt CCGAACAAAGCTGCAGAGATGAGCACTTCTGAAGGACTCAAAAGTACCAAGGTCGTAGTGGTAGGTTCAGGCTTTGCAGGTTTGGCTGCTGCAGTGACGTTGGTCAAGGCGGGATTTCATAATGTCCTGGTTGTTGAGGCAAAGGATAGAATTGGAGGGAGAGTGCACACCACTAAACCGTTCACTGAGAATATCATTGAAGTTGGCGCTAACTGGATTCATGGACAGAAAGGAAACCCCCTTTTCCAACTTGCAAAAGAACAGAACCTGCTCTCGGAGGGGCCATCAGCAAGCAAGTTCATGTGCCTGACTCATTCGGTAACCCCTCgagattacttttttaaagaagaTGGAAAGCAGGTTTCCACAACGATTGTAGATCCAGTCTGTTCGCAGTTCAGCAAGCTCACCGCCAAAGCTTTTGATGATGCTCTTGAATGCAGGCACAGAGAGCTAACTCTAGGAGGTTATCTGGATGATGCCTTTGGTGAGTCGGCTTTAGCAGCGACAAAGGATTGCCAAATTGTTTTTGAATGGTGCAAAAGAACTGAATGTACAGATGAAGCCTGCTCTTCTCTATATGAGGTGTCTGCTTCGCAGATTAGTTATTACACTGCCTTAGAGGGAGGTTTCTTTAACACTTTGGGACCGGGTGGCTATCAAGCAATCTTAGATGTTCTCCTAAAAGATCTTCCTGCAGGAACTGTCAAGTGTAGTGCACCGGTGAAGAGCATCCAGTGGGATTTGATTAAAAAAGGGAAGCATGAAGGCCAGAATTATCCTGTTCGGATCATCTGTGAAAATGGACAGAGTTTTGAAGCAGACCATGTGATTGTCACTGTATCTTTGGGGGTCCTCAAAGACAAAGCAACAACCATGTTTGAGCCATCTCTACCAAAAACCAAACTCGCCGCAATTGAGAATCTCGGCTTTGGGATAGTGGACAAAATCTTCCTGTATTTTGAGGAAAGGTTTTGGCCAGAAGACTGCACTGGGGTTCAGCTGGTGTGGGATGAGGGCCCTGAAGATAAAGACGTTTATCAGTCTCTGCAAGAAGGAGAAGCCTGGAAAAAGTTGTGGTTCAAGAAAATCACTGGTTTTGATACGGTGGCACGTCACCCCACAGCCCTGTGTGGCTGGATCACTGGTAGAGAAGCATTATATATGGAGACGCTTCAGGACAGTGAAGTTGGAGCTATCTGTGTGAG GTTGCTCAGGTCTTTCACAGGCTGGTCGGTATCAGAGGTCTCAAAGACGCTGATATCAAGATGGGGTCATGATTACCATGTCGGTGGCTCCTATACATTTATTCCTCATGGTGTTGATGGAGAGAAAGCACACAAGGCATTGGCGTCACCTCTTCCCCCTAAAGCTAAAAGCAGAGGGAGGAAG GATCTACAGGTGTTGTTTGCTGGTGAAGCTACACAtgtgaacttctacaccactactCATGGAGCTTACCTCACCGGGGTCAGAGAAGCGCAAAGACTCATAAGCCATTACTCTGGTTGA
- the LOC127447374 gene encoding dnaJ homolog subfamily C member 10-like isoform X3: protein MKMFQNHLRPSGRTSLFAFIAVWLFVAISSDEDYYKLLGISREAGTREIRQAFKKLALTMHPDKNPNDETAHDNFLKINRAYEVLKDEDLRKKYDKYGEKGLQDEQQGGRYESWNYYRYDFGIYDDDQEITTLDRGDFDAAVNSGEVWFVNFYFPRCSHCHDLAPTWREFAKEMDGVIRIAAVNCGDNGRLCRSKGISSYPSLYVFRAGMNPEKFYGDRSKASLTTFAMNFVQSKVTELWQGNIFTEIDKAFAERIGWLITFCADTGDCLEAQTRRKLAGMLDGLVNVGWMDCSKQADLCDSFEITTSTTALFPPGSSLAQKGSVLFIQSLDTKEIYAQVLKYLPDLEILTKDSFEHKLAHHRWLICFSFGQNDLASQEYKKLKALLKDSHIQVGKVDCISDSELCASLYIQRPCVAVFKGVGIHDFEIHHGKDALYNIVAFAKESVNAHVTTLRPENFPSHVKEPWLVDFFAPWCPPCRAALPELRKASIQLFGQLKFGTLDCTVHGGLCSTYNINAYPTTVIFNKSSIHEYEGHHSAEGILEFIEDLVNPVVVTLSPESFQDLVKRRKSTVTWMVDFYAPWCGPCQALLPEWRRMARMLSGVVNVGTVDCQRHHSFCQSEKVQAYPEIRLFPQKSNRRDQYQSYNGWHRDAFSLKTWALSSLPHASVDLSPEDFKRKVLDGKDHWVLDFYAPWCGPCQHFAPEFEVLARKPG from the exons ATGAAGATGTTTCAGAATCATCTAAGACCTTCAGGGAGAACTTCCCTCTTTGCCTTCATCGCAGTTTGGCTGTTCGTTGCCATTTCCTCCGATGAAGATTACTACAAGTTGTTGGGTATTTCGAGAGAGGCCGGCACACGTGAGATTCGGCAGGCCTTCAAAAAGCTCGCTCTAACAATGCATCCGGACAAAAATCCT AACGATGAAACGGCCCACGACAATTTCTTGAAGATCAATCGGGCCTACGAGGTGTTGAAGGATGAGGACCTGAGGAAGAAATATGACAAGTATGGAGAGAAGGGCCTGCAAGATGAACAACAGGGAGGAAGATATGAAAGCTGGAACTACTACAGATATGATTTTG gAATATATGACGATGATCAAGAAATTACTACATTAGACAGAGGGGACTTTG ATGCAGCAGTAAATTCTGGGGAAGTCTGGTTTGTCAATTTCTATTTCCCGCGCTGCTCGCACTGTCACGACCTTGCTCCGACG TGGCGGGAGTTTGCTAAGGAGATGGACGGTGTGATTCGGATTGCCGCCGTGAACTGTGGTGATAATGGCAGATTGTGCCGTAGCAAAGGAATTAGCAGCTACCCCAGCCTCTATGTGTTCAGAGCTGGAATG AATCCAGAGAAATTCTATGGCGACCGATCAAAAGCAAGCCTCACCACATTTGCAATGAATTTTGTGCAGAGCAAAGTGACAGAACTGTGGCAAG GGAATATCTTCACAGAGATTGACAAAGCGTTTGCTGAAAGAATTGGCTGGCTGATAACATTCTGTGCAGACACTGGGG ATTGTCTGGAGGCTCAGACAAGACGGAAGCTCGCTGGAATGTTG GATGGTCTGGTAAATGTAGGATGGATGGATTGCTCCAAACAGGCAGACCTGTGTGACAGCTTTGAGATCACCACTAGCACGACAGCCCTCTTCCCCCCTGGCAGTTCCCTTGCTCAGAAAGGCAGTGTATTG TTTATCCAGAGTTTGGATACTAAAGAAATATATGCACAAGTATTGAAGTATCTGCCTGACCTTGAGATCCTAACAAAGGACAGCTTTGAG CATAAATTGGCTCATCACCGGTGGCTCATTTGCTTCTCCTTTGGACAAAATGATTTGGCATCACAGGAGTATAAAAAACTCAAAGCTCTTCTGAAAGACTCTCACATACAG GTGGGAAAGGTGGACTGTATCTCAGATTCTGAGCTGTGTGCTTCTTTGTATATTCAGAGGCCCTGTGTGGCTGTTTTTAAAGGAGTTGGAATTCATGATTTTGAGATTCACCATG GTAAGGATGCCCTGTATAACATTGTGGCCTTTGCGAAAGAGAGTGTAAATGCCCATGTCACCACACTGAGGCCTGAGAACTTTCCCAGTCATGTGAAAGAGCCCTGGTTGGTTGATTTCTTTGCACCT TGGTGTCCACCATGTCGAGCTGCTCTCCCTGAACTGCGGAAAGCCTCCATTCAGCTCTTTGGACAGTTGAAATTTGGTACTCTGGACTGTACTGTGCATGGGGGGCTCTGCAGTACG TACAACATTAATGCATATCCAACAACTGTGATCTTCAACAAGTCCAGTATCCATGAGTACGAGGGCCATCACTCTGCGGAAGGCATCCTGGAGTTTATAGAG GACCTGGTAAATCCTGTGGTGGTGACTTTGAGCCCAGAGTCTTTCCAGGATTTGGTGAAGAGACGCAAGTCCACAGTGACATGGATGGTTGATTTCTATGCCCCGTGGTGTGGCCCCTGCCAGGCCCTGCTGCCAGAGTGGAGGAGAATGGCACGG ATGCTGAGTGGTGTTGTAAACGTGGGCACAGTCGACTGCCAGAGACACCACTCATTCTGTCAGAGTGAGAAAGTGCAAGCTTACCCAGAGATACGCCTCTTCCCTCAGAAAAGCAACCGCAGAGACCAATACCA AAGTTACAATGGATGGCATCGAGACGCCTTTTCACTCAAGACTTGGGCATTGAG